One stretch of Arachis hypogaea cultivar Tifrunner chromosome 20, arahy.Tifrunner.gnm2.J5K5, whole genome shotgun sequence DNA includes these proteins:
- the LOC112782987 gene encoding tubby-like F-box protein 8, whose translation MSFRSIVRDVRDSIGSLSRRSFDVRLTGHHRGKSHGSVQDLHDQPLVIQNSRWASLPPELLYDVIRRLEESENTWPARKHVVACSAVCQSWRRMCKEIVKSPEFCGKLTFPVSLKQPGPRDGIIQCFIKRDKSNSTYHLFLCLSPALLVENGKFLLSAKRMRRTTYTEYVISMDADNISRSSNTYIGKLRSNFIGTKFIIFDTQPPYSSAHICPPEGTGRTSRRFYSKKVSPKVPSGSYNIAQVTYELNVLGTRGPRKMHCIMHSIPAAALDAGGSVPGQPELLPRSLEDSFRSISFSKSLDHSIEFSSSRFSDIGGSVANEDDEGKIRPLVLKNKPPRWHEQLQCWCLNFRGRVTVASVKNFQLIAATQPAAGVPTPSQPTPPDHDKIILQFGKVGKDMFTMDYRYPLSAFQAFAICLSSFDTKLACE comes from the exons ATGTCATTCCGAAGCATAGTTCGGGATGTGAGGGATAGTATTGGGAGCTTATCTAGGCGCAGTTTTGATGTTAGGCTGACCGGCCATCATAGAGGAAAATCTCATGGATCGGTACAGGATTTGCATGACCAGCCTCTAGTAATTCAAAATAGTCGCTGGGCAAGCTTACCCCCAGAACTACTGTATGATGTCATTAGACGGCTGGAGGAGAGTGAGAACACATGGCCTGCTCGAAAGCACGTTGTTGCATGTTCTGCAGTTTGCCAGTCTTGGAGGAGGATGTGCAAGGAAATTGTTAAGAGCCCTGAGTTCTGTGGCAAACTTACATTTCCTGTGTCCCTGAAGCAG CCTGGGCCACGAGATGGAATTATTCAGTGTTTCATCAAAAGAGATAAATCTAATTCAACATATCACCTATTCCTCTGTCTCAGCCCTG CTTTGTTAGTTGAAAATGGAAAATTCCTCCTTTCTGCTAAGAGGATGCGGAGAACTACTTACACAGAGTATGTTATTTCTATGGATGCTGACAACATCTCAAGATCAAGTAACACATACATTGGAAAGCTGCG ATCAAACTTCATTGGAACGAAATTCATTATATTCGATACACAGCCTCCATATTCCTCTGCCCATATATGCCCTCCTGAAGGAACTGGGAGAACGAGCCGCAGATTTTATTCCAAAAAGGTCTCTCCAAAGGTTCCATCTGGAAGTTACAACATAGCTCAGGTAACATATGAATTAAATGTCCTTGGGACACGGGGCCCAAGGAAGATGCACTGCATCATGCATTCAATACCGGCCGCAGCACTTGACGCCGGCGGCAGTGTTCCTGGCCAACCAGAGCTGCTCCCCCGTTCCCTGGAGGACTCATTTCGGAGCATCTCATTTTCCAAGTCTCTAGATCACTCTATTGAGTTCAGCAGCTCACGATTTTCTGATATCGGTGGATCTGTTGCCAATGAGGATGATGAGGGCAAGATAAGACCCTTGGTTCTTAAAAACAAGCCTCCAAGATGGCATGAACAATTACAATGTTGGTGCCTCAATTTCCGGGGAAGGGTGACAGTTGCATCTGTTAAGAACTTTCAGTTGATTGCCGCCACCCAGCCTGCTGCCGGTGTGCCCACGCCATCTCAACCAACTCCACCGGATCACGACAAGATTATCCTGCAGTTCGGCAAAGTTGGGAAAGATATGTTCACCATGGATTACCGGTATCCCCTATCAGCATTCCAAGCTTTTGCAATATGCTTGAGCAGCTTTGACACCAAATTGGCCTGTGAATAG
- the LOC112784957 gene encoding uncharacterized protein, whose amino-acid sequence MLRRIGWFVSLNQRLLAAKRSQNVEQPGTPARPIQKQLNAVHEIAIYIHRFHNLDLFEEGWYKIKITMRWEDGEDSYPGIPARVVQYEAPEVGANSSSRVWMIDDTDHSFSTPPFQISYARQDVFLSIMISFYVSFRGYEEKTSAVILKFELVHSPTPEFRTGLLDSCGSVHEYRIPPKALLGSHSYCPVYFDSFHAVLVDTSVHITLLKPSYRTARQKFNYSSASQTSEDTYDEDYVRSNTVVLIKSMMAAHDFLLEDLRRISKGINQDIDLNGITLKQDIAEGKLSPQSSMKPKADAEKADNDMSRLNEESIQHFSWDDMLNSFQSMGSQLLNIWNAFLSFHRENKTKILEFLFNSWANDRKTECSIWMVYSKVEMPHQYMNNDVEGTSRFYGLLRRSLSTRRLSDDPVQTSIMRAELHRQGIAQMRINSRSLQDMFMFGDPSQVPIVIVERLANITRSVSVNSYLTPLDVENGSTTCELSESNLFQNEDVLRVVVFVHGFQGHHLDLRLVRNQWVIIDPKVKFLMSEANEDNTSGDIREMGSRLAKEVDKYLKKKIVKASRSGRLKDIHLSFVGHSMGNLIIRTALTESIMEPYTRYLYTYVSMSGPHLGYMYSSNPIFNSGLWLLKKMTDMQCMHQLTFSDDNDLENTFIYNLSKKMTLINFRNVILLASPQDGYVPYHSARIESCPGASLDSSKQGKVFLQMLNNCLDQLRTHSDRRVVMRFDINFDTSSYGRNLNSFLGRAAHIDFLERDIFIKFIMWSFPEIFS is encoded by the exons ATGTTGCGGAGAATAGGATGGTTTGTGAGTCTGAATCAAAGGCTTTTGGCAGCAAAAAGGTCGCAGAATGTGGAGCAACCCGGCACCCCTGCAAGACCAATTCAGAAGCAGCTCAATGCTGTTCATGaaattgccatttacattcacaGGTTTCATAATCTCGACCTTTTTGAAGAAGG ATGGTACAAAATCAAAATTACCATGAGATGGGAGGATGGTGAAGACTCCTATCCTGGGATTCCTGCAAGGGTTGTACAATATGAAG CTCCTGAAGTGGGTGCTAACAGTTCATCTAGAGTTTGGATGATTGATGATACAGACCATAGTTTTTCAACACCGCCATTTCAAATATCATATGCAAGGCAGGATGTATTCCTTTCTATCATGATCTCATTCTATGTATCATTCCGTGGATATGAG GAGAAAACTTCTGCTGTTATATTGAAATTTGAACTCGTGCACTCTCCAACACCTGAATTTCG GACTGGGTTGCTGGATTCTTGTGGTTCAGTTCATGAGTACAGAATTCCCCCAAAAGCTCTTCTGGGATCACATTCATATTGTCCTGTTTATTTTGATTCTTTCCATGCTGTCCTTGTTGATACAAGTGTTCATATCACTTTACTAAAACCTAGTTATCGAACAGCCCGACAGAAG TTTAATTATAGCAGTGCTTCTCAGACATCTGAAGACACTTATGATGAAGATTATGTTAGATCAAACACG GTTGTGCTTATCAAATCAATGATGGCTGCCCATGATTTCCTTCTTGAAGACCTGAGAAGAATAAGCAAAGGAATCAACCAAGATATTGATTTGAATGGAATTACTTTGAAACAAGATATTGCTGAGGGTAAATTGTCACCTCAATCTTCAATGAAGCCAAAAGCTGATGCTGAG AAAGCCGATAATGATATGAGCCGTCTTAATGAGGAATCAATTCAACATTTTTCATGGGATGATATGTTAAACTCTTTCCAGTCTATGGGGAGTCAACTCTTAAATATCTGGAATGCATTTCTTAGCTTTCACAG GGAAAATAAAACAAAGATACTGGAGTTTCTGTTTAACTCATGGGCTAATGATCGAAAAACTGAATGTTCAATATGGATGGTGTACTCAAAGGTTGAGATGCCTCACCAGTACATGAATAATGATGTTGAGGGGACTTCACGTTTCTATGGATTACTAAGAAGATCACTAAGTACAAGGAGGTTATCAGATGAT CCTGTTCAGACATCAATAATGCGAGCTGAACTCCATAGACAAGGTATAGCACAAATGAGG ATTAACAGCCGGTCACTTCAAGACATGTTCATGTTCGGAGATCCTTCGCAAGTTCCTATTGTTATTGTAGAGCGCTTAGCAAACATCACAAGGTCCGTGAGTGTGAATTCTTATCTCACTCCTTTGGACGTGGAAAATGGATCTACAACATGCGAGTTGTCTGAGAGTAACCTGTTTCAAAATGAGGATGTTCTGAGAGTAGTTGTTTTTGTTCATGGGTTTCAG GGACATCATTTGGATTTACGGCTTGTTCGGAATCAATGGGTTATAATAGACCCCAAAGTAAAGTTTCTTATGTCAGAAGCAAATGAAGACAATACATCTGGTGACATAAGAGAAATGGGATCACGACTCGCCAAGGAAGTCGACAAATACTTGAAGAAGAAAATCGTCAAAGCTTCAAGGAGTGGACGCTTAAAGGACATCCATCTTAGCTTTGTTGGCCATTCTATGGGGAATCTCATTATTAGAACTGCTTTAACAG AAAGCATCATGGAGCCATATACAAGATACTTGTATACATATGTTTCTATGTCTGGTCCGCACTTGGGTTATATGTATAGTTCGAACCCTATATTCAATTCGGGGTTGTGGCTCTTGAAGAAGATGACAGACATGCAATGCATGCATCAACTAACTTTCTCAGATGATAATGATCTTGAGAATACCTTCATCTACAATCTTTCCAAG AAGATGACATTGATAAACTTCAGGAATGTGATTCTTCTAGCCTCACCTCAG GATGGTTATGTTCCATATCATTCTGCCAGAATAGAATCGTGTCCAGGAGCTTCTTTGGATTCCTCCAAACAAGGAAAAGTCTTCCTCCAGATGTTAAATAACTGCTTGGACCAACTCCGAACTCACTCTGACCGTCGTGTGGTCATGCGTTTCGACATCAACTTTGACACCTCATCCTATGGAAGGAATTTGAATTCATTCCTCGGACGAGCTGCTCATATCGACTTCTTGGAGCGTGACATCTTTATCAAGTTCATAATGTGGTCTTTCCCAGAGATTTTTAGTTAG
- the LOC112784769 gene encoding bidirectional sugar transporter N3, whose translation MTTNHPSSLAFTFGILGNVISFLVYLAPLPTFYRIYKKKTTEGFQSLPYLVALFSCMLWLYYAFLKTDAVLLITINSVGCVIEIIYITIFIIYATNDARKLTVKLFAGMNMGLFGVILFVTHFALNGILRVQVLGWICVSISVTVFAAPLSIVAQVIRTKSVQFMPFNLSFFLTLSAVMWFAYGLFLRDICIALPNVLGFALGVLQMLLYAIYRNGGGDVVVKTQEKEKEKEKEKGLDLGIKNILVVNPLGGCEVFPIPIVDAAKCVNIVVNDDVNDQQLQQDQKNHHKSPV comes from the exons ATGACGACCAATCATCCCAGTTCTTTGGCCTTTACATTTGGCATACTTG GTAACGTGATATCGTTCCTGGTGTACTTGGCTCCGCT GCCAACATTTTACCGGATATACAAGAAGAAAACAACAGAAGGATTCCAATCACTACCTTACTTGGTAGCATTATTCAGTTGTATGCTATGGTTGTACTACGCTTTTCTCAAAACAGATGCTGTTCTTCTCATCACTATTAACTCTGTTGGATGTGTCATTGAGATTATTTACATCACCATCTTCATAATCTATGCTACCAATGATGCCAGG AAATTAACAGTAAAACTATTTGCTGGAATGAACATGGGTTTATTCGGGGTGATCCTGTTTGTGACGCATTTTGCACTAAATGGTATTCTCCGAGTTCAAGTTCTTGGATGGATTTGTGTCTCCATTTCGGTCACTGTTTTTGCAGCACCTCTAAGCATTGTG GCACAGGTTATAAGAACAAAGAGTGTTCAATTTATGCCATTCAATTTGTCGTTTTTCCTCACATTAAGTGCGGTTATGTGGTTTGCATATGGTTTATTTCTCAGGGATATCTGTATTGCT CTACCAAACGTGTTGGGTTTTGCACTTGGGGTACTTCAGATGCTGCTATATGCCATATACAGAAATGGTGGTGGTGATGTTGTTGTGAAGACAcaagagaaagagaaggagaaggagaaggagaaaggaTTGGATCTGGGAATTAAGAACATACTTGTGGTGAATCCATTGGGGGGTTGTGAAGTGTTCCCAATACCAATAGTGGATGCTGCAAAGTGTGTTAATATTGTTGTTAATGATGATGTCAATGATCAACAACTACAACAAGATCAGAAGAATCACCACAAATCCCCAGTGTGA
- the LOC112784550 gene encoding stemmadenine O-acetyltransferase-like has protein sequence MNLECISRKCIKPSSPTPPNLQIFNMSLLDQLSPNIHGNITFFYPHKTSAQEFSAKSQLLQDSLSQILTLFYPLAARLRDAATIHCNDQGAFFIQSRTQTPLSQILSPPNFDIIQNLLPTTHSDSLLLVRFTLFGCGATAITISLTHKIADFAALITLLKAWTAACIGGDTQPVVPELAIGSALFPPREILPAGISGSVNIAAEKFTTRRLIFESSKVEELKKRVKSELQFEASRVEVVLGLIWRCALLTTSKRKTPSTLFQAVNLRRRMEPPIPETALGNLVWAFAVTVEEECEVELQVVVKKMRDSLKEFMERKGERLNNSEGRCEVVMEDLKERGEMLKKSGNVVYKCSSWCKVGSSLYEVDFGWGKPLWMCSVNNIVSNTVALMDTRDGHGVEAFVTLDHQHMDSFQQSQELLHYALLNPPLL, from the coding sequence ATGAATTTGGAGTGCATATCCAGAAAATGCATAAAGCCATCATCACCAACGCCTCCAAACCTTCAAATCTTCAACATGTCTCTTCTGGACCAGCTTTCCCCTAACATCCATGGCAACATCACCTTCTTCTACCCTCACAAAACTTCTGCTCAGGAATTCTCCGCCAAATCCCAACTCCTTCAGGACTCACTCTCTCAAATCTTGACGCTCTTCTATCCTCTCGCCGCCCGCCTCCGAGACGCCGCCACCATCCACTGCAACGACCAAGGAGCCTTCTTCATCCAATCACGAACCCAAACACCTCTCTCTCAGATCCTCTCCCCCCCTAACTTCGATATCATCCAGAATCTTCTCCCTACCACCCACTCCGACTCCTTGCTCCTTGTCCGCTTTACCTTGTTCGGTTGCGGCGCCACCGCCATCACCATCTCCCTTACTCACAAGATCGCTGACTTCGCAGCCTTGATCACTCTCCTCAAGGCATGGACCGCCGCCTGCATTGGCGGAGACACCCAGCCGGTGGTCCCCGAACTCGCCATCGGATCTGCTCTCTTCCCTCCGAGAGAGATTCTTCCCGCCGGGATATCAGGCTCCGTGAACATCGCGGCGGAGAAGTTCACGACGAGGAGGCTGATTTTCGAGTCTTCGAAGGTAGAAGAGCTGAAGAAGAGGGTGAAAAGCGAGCTTCAGTTTGAGGCGTCGAGGGTTGAGGTGGTGCTTGGTCTCATTTGGAGATGCGCATTGTTAACTACTTCAAAACGTAAAACGCCTTCAACCTTGTTCCAGGCAGTGAACCTGCGACGACGAATGGAACCTCCGATTCCAGAGACGGCGTTGGGGAACTTGGTGTGGGCGTTTGCAGTGACTGTGGAGGAGGAGTGTGAGGTAGAGTTGCAGGTGGTAGTAAAGAAGATGAGGGATTCTTTGAAGGAATTCATGGAGAGGAAAGGCGAAAGGTTGAATAATTCAGAAGGTAGGTGTGAGGTGGTGATGGAGGATTTGAAGGAGAGGGGTGAGATGTTGAAGAAGAGTGGTAATGTGGTGTATAAGTGTTCGAGTTGGTGCAAAGTTGGATCATCACTGTATGAGGTTGATTTTGGGTGGGGGAAGCCGCTTTGGATGTGCAGCGTGAACAACATAGTGAGTAACACCGTTGCTTTGATGGATACAAGGGATGGGCATGGCGTCGAAGCTTTTGTCACCTTGGATCATCAACACATGGATTCCTTTCAACAATCTCAGGAACTCCTTCACTATGCTTTGCTTAATCCCCCTCTTCTGTAA